The following coding sequences are from one Phenylobacterium glaciei window:
- a CDS encoding helix-turn-helix domain-containing protein, giving the protein MSYADKMAFRINEVVATTGLSRSTIYNLISQGRLRAVKAAGRRLILREDLDRYFEGLKV; this is encoded by the coding sequence ATGTCATACGCAGATAAGATGGCGTTTCGCATTAATGAGGTGGTCGCCACGACCGGCCTCTCTCGCTCCACTATCTACAATCTGATCTCCCAGGGCAGGCTCCGCGCCGTCAAGGCTGCAGGACGCCGGCTGATCCTGCGAGAGGACCTGGACCGGTATTTCGAGGGGCTGAAGGTCTAG
- a CDS encoding DUF1376 domain-containing protein produces MTHPCLPLWIDDYDAATSHLTAAEDGVYGRLLRLAWRTPGCSLPNDPAWIARKIRLSAEDFDAIAKPVLEEFFKVQRGRLIQKRLKAEYENISRKKSLRQNAGKKGGDTKALKNKGNDPSNASVLPGDMRAFPEPEPDPEVVEPSSSKAGVPEWKDRLAEAVVAAGDMADLTAIPMQHAADLRALVEPNSGAPCTWDEVLTAIGLLAARQRQRGKPIRAWSWVRDDALALRDKRLNAINPAPNVVPMTTPRSNSLTEQIGANNDEARRLAFERMDAQNG; encoded by the coding sequence GTGACCCACCCGTGCTTGCCTCTTTGGATCGATGACTACGACGCCGCCACCTCTCACCTGACCGCGGCTGAAGATGGCGTGTATGGGCGCCTGCTTCGGCTGGCCTGGCGCACCCCTGGCTGTTCTCTGCCCAATGACCCGGCGTGGATCGCGCGCAAGATCCGGCTGTCGGCAGAGGACTTCGACGCCATCGCCAAGCCGGTGCTGGAGGAGTTCTTTAAGGTCCAGCGCGGGCGTCTCATCCAGAAGCGTCTCAAGGCCGAATACGAGAACATCTCGCGTAAGAAATCGCTGAGGCAAAACGCCGGTAAAAAGGGCGGCGACACCAAGGCGCTGAAAAACAAAGGAAATGATCCTAGCAATGCTTCCGTTTTGCCAGGAGACATGCGCGCGTTTCCTGAACCTGAACCGGACCCTGAAGTAGTAGAACCCTCCTCCTCCAAGGCGGGCGTGCCCGAATGGAAAGACAGATTGGCCGAGGCCGTCGTGGCGGCCGGGGACATGGCTGACCTGACCGCGATCCCGATGCAGCACGCCGCCGACTTGCGGGCCTTGGTTGAACCCAACTCTGGCGCCCCCTGCACCTGGGATGAGGTTCTAACCGCCATCGGCCTGCTGGCGGCGCGGCAACGGCAACGCGGAAAGCCGATCAGGGCGTGGTCGTGGGTCCGAGACGACGCCTTGGCCCTCCGCGACAAGCGGCTGAACGCCATCAACCCGGCGCCCAACGTGGTCCCGATGACTACACCCCGCTCCAACTCCCTCACCGAACAGATCGGCGCGAACAACGACGAAGCGCGCCGCCTAGCCTTCGAACGCATGGATGCCCAAAATGGCTGA
- a CDS encoding septal ring lytic transglycosylase RlpA family protein, which yields MNAHHHSATARNLALILVACAALAACATPHPRLAGKLSDGAMGGPPSGAGGRYKVGAPYQVAGIWYVPHEDPRYDATGTASWYGDDFHMKPTANGETFDMNLVSAAHPTLPLPSIVEVTNLDNGKRIQVRVNDRGPFVGGRVIDLSHEAARQLGYDRKGLANVRVKYVGPAPLGGPNAGMRYASTTAPPPAYASPNYVPPAYSAPLPAYAPPAPVSVAAASLPPITGSAIAATQIPPVSSAAPVFASAPRVIPASSAYRIQAGAFSDRGNAQRVADQLATAGQATIEPMQRADGVTLYRVVLQSGADEGEAWGLRDKVASYGFAEARVLRPF from the coding sequence ATGAACGCCCATCATCACAGCGCCACGGCGCGCAATCTCGCTCTGATCCTGGTGGCCTGCGCCGCGCTGGCGGCCTGCGCCACCCCGCATCCGAGACTGGCCGGCAAGCTATCGGACGGCGCCATGGGCGGGCCGCCGTCCGGCGCGGGCGGGCGCTACAAGGTCGGCGCGCCCTATCAGGTGGCCGGTATCTGGTACGTGCCGCACGAGGATCCCCGCTACGACGCCACGGGCACCGCCTCCTGGTACGGCGACGACTTCCACATGAAGCCGACCGCCAACGGCGAAACCTTCGACATGAACCTGGTGTCGGCGGCGCACCCGACCCTGCCGCTGCCGTCCATCGTCGAGGTGACCAATCTCGACAATGGCAAACGCATCCAGGTCCGCGTCAATGACCGCGGGCCCTTCGTCGGCGGCCGGGTCATCGACCTGAGCCATGAGGCGGCCCGTCAGCTCGGCTACGATCGCAAAGGGCTCGCCAATGTGCGGGTGAAGTATGTGGGCCCGGCCCCCCTGGGCGGTCCCAACGCCGGGATGCGCTACGCCAGCACCACCGCGCCGCCGCCGGCCTACGCCTCGCCCAACTATGTGCCGCCGGCTTATTCGGCGCCGCTGCCGGCCTATGCGCCGCCAGCGCCGGTGTCCGTCGCTGCCGCCAGCCTGCCGCCGATCACCGGATCGGCCATCGCCGCGACCCAGATCCCGCCGGTGTCCTCGGCCGCGCCGGTCTTTGCGAGCGCGCCTCGCGTCATCCCGGCCAGCAGCGCCTACCGCATCCAGGCCGGGGCCTTCAGCGACCGCGGCAACGCCCAGCGCGTCGCGGACCAGCTTGCCACCGCCGGCCAGGCCACCATCGAGCCGATGCAGCGGGCCGATGGGGTGACGCTCTATCGCGTCGTCCTGCAGAGCGGGGCCGACGAGGGGGAGGCCTGGGGCCTGCGCGACAAGGTGGCCTCCTACGGTTTCGCCGAAGCCCGTGTCCTGAGGCCCTTCTAG
- a CDS encoding flavin-containing monooxygenase has translation MSQLPKACIIGAGCSGFTTAKRLKDFGIAYDCFELSDDIGGNWYFKNPNGMSACYESLHIDTSKWRLAFEDFPVPADWPDFPHHAQLLQYFKDYVDHFGLRDTITFNTGVTKARRTADGLWDVTLSSGETRTYDVLFVCNGHHWSPRIPDYPGTFDGPAFHSHAYSDPFDPVDMRGKNVVVVGMGNSAMDIASELAQRPIAKNLWVSARRGVWVLPKYVNGKPSDKSAMPPWMPRKLGLSMARKMIKKTIGNMEDYGLPKPDHEPLEAHPSVSGEFLTRAGCGDIKFKPAIKALEGKRVRFADDTVEDVDAIVFATGYDMRFPFFDDAELVPDADQRLPLFKRMMKPGVPNLFYMALAQPLPTLVNFAEQQSKLAAAYLAGHYRPPPAAEMERLIVKDEETHLGQYYQAKRHTIQVDFGIYVDDLHREIARGEKRAKAAGNPLPVPGRAPATVS, from the coding sequence ATGAGCCAGCTGCCCAAGGCCTGCATCATCGGCGCCGGCTGTTCCGGCTTCACGACCGCCAAGCGGCTCAAGGATTTCGGGATCGCCTACGATTGTTTCGAGCTGTCTGACGACATCGGCGGCAACTGGTACTTCAAGAATCCCAACGGCATGTCGGCCTGTTACGAGAGCCTGCACATCGACACCTCGAAATGGCGGCTGGCCTTCGAGGATTTCCCGGTCCCGGCCGACTGGCCCGACTTCCCGCACCACGCCCAGCTGCTGCAGTACTTCAAAGACTATGTCGACCACTTTGGCCTTCGCGACACCATCACCTTCAACACCGGCGTCACCAAGGCGCGCCGCACGGCGGACGGCCTGTGGGATGTGACGCTTTCCTCGGGCGAAACAAGAACCTACGACGTACTGTTCGTCTGCAACGGCCACCACTGGAGCCCACGGATCCCGGACTATCCGGGCACGTTCGACGGCCCCGCCTTCCACAGCCACGCCTATTCCGATCCCTTCGATCCGGTCGATATGCGCGGCAAGAACGTCGTTGTGGTGGGGATGGGTAATTCAGCGATGGATATCGCCTCGGAACTCGCCCAGCGCCCCATCGCCAAGAACCTCTGGGTCTCGGCCCGCCGCGGCGTCTGGGTCCTGCCCAAGTACGTGAACGGCAAGCCCTCGGACAAGTCCGCAATGCCCCCCTGGATGCCCCGCAAGCTCGGCCTCTCCATGGCCCGCAAGATGATCAAGAAAACCATTGGAAATATGGAAGATTATGGTCTTCCAAAGCCCGATCACGAGCCGTTGGAAGCCCACCCCTCGGTCAGCGGTGAGTTTCTGACCCGGGCCGGCTGCGGCGACATCAAGTTCAAGCCGGCCATCAAGGCGCTGGAAGGCAAACGCGTCCGCTTCGCCGACGACACCGTCGAGGATGTGGACGCCATCGTCTTCGCCACCGGCTACGACATGCGCTTCCCGTTCTTCGACGATGCCGAGCTGGTTCCCGACGCCGATCAGCGCTTGCCCCTGTTCAAGCGGATGATGAAGCCCGGCGTGCCGAACCTGTTCTACATGGCGCTGGCCCAGCCCCTGCCGACCCTGGTCAACTTCGCCGAGCAGCAAAGCAAGCTGGCGGCGGCCTACCTGGCCGGCCATTACAGGCCGCCGCCCGCCGCCGAGATGGAGCGCCTGATCGTCAAGGACGAGGAAACCCACCTCGGCCAATACTACCAGGCCAAGCGCCACACCATTCAGGTGGACTTCGGCATCTATGTGGACGATCTGCACCGGGAGATCGCACGCGGCGAAAAACGCGCCAAGGCGGCGGGCAACCCCCTGCCCGTTCCCGGCCGCGCCCCCGCCACGGTTTCCTGA
- a CDS encoding TatD family hydrolase: MLIDSHVNLHAPQFDEDRDAVIARARAAGVRLMVNICDKIPNYPAVRALADHPDIWCTVGAHPHEAKDHTDLAAQILIDFAADPRVVGIGECGLDFHYDLSPREIQAAVFRQHIVAARETGLPLVVHTRQADQVMGEILEAEHAKGAFPLLMHCYTSGAELAARCAALGAWFSVSGIATFKAAEDVRAVVREMPADRIIVETDCPYLAPVPHRGRRNEPAYLPDVLVKLAEIRGWSRDEAEQRTEDAFFKLFQRISRP, encoded by the coding sequence ATGCTGATCGACAGTCACGTCAACCTGCACGCCCCGCAATTCGACGAGGACCGCGACGCGGTGATCGCGCGCGCGCGCGCCGCCGGCGTGCGCCTGATGGTCAATATCTGCGACAAGATCCCCAACTATCCGGCCGTCCGGGCCCTGGCCGACCACCCGGATATCTGGTGCACGGTCGGCGCCCATCCGCACGAGGCCAAGGATCACACCGACCTCGCGGCCCAGATTCTGATCGACTTCGCCGCCGATCCGCGCGTCGTGGGGATCGGGGAGTGCGGCCTGGACTTTCACTACGACCTCAGCCCGCGCGAGATCCAGGCGGCCGTCTTCCGCCAGCACATCGTCGCCGCTCGCGAGACGGGTCTGCCGCTGGTGGTCCACACCCGCCAGGCCGATCAGGTCATGGGCGAAATCCTGGAGGCGGAACACGCCAAGGGCGCCTTCCCCCTGCTGATGCACTGCTACACGTCGGGCGCGGAACTGGCGGCGCGGTGCGCCGCGTTGGGGGCCTGGTTCTCGGTCTCCGGCATCGCCACCTTCAAGGCCGCGGAGGATGTCCGCGCCGTGGTCCGTGAGATGCCGGCCGACCGGATCATCGTGGAGACCGACTGTCCCTACCTGGCGCCCGTGCCGCACCGGGGCCGCCGCAACGAGCCTGCCTATCTGCCCGACGTGCTGGTCAAGCTTGCGGAGATCCGCGGCTGGTCCCGCGACGAGGCCGAGCAGCGCACCGAGGACGCCTTCTTCAAGCTGTTCCAGCGGATCTCCCGGCCATGA
- a CDS encoding tyrosine-type recombinase/integrase, with protein MARTLNRLTSKQLESLGPGRHADGGGLYLDRDSSGRSRWIFMWKRDGKRREMGLGAAGKGGVGLAKVRVAAEAAREVAKAGGDPIEARDAVPVEPVPVPTFGEVADEFLASLSPQWRNEKHRAQWAMTLKTYAKPLRPLPVDRVDTPAVLEVLQSIWLAKPETASRLRGRIERVLDAAKAKGFRIGENPARWRGHLDHLLPKRQKLTRGHHAAMPYGEVSDLVASLRQRDAVAAQALEFLILTAARSGEVLGATWAEIDLKAKIWTVPAERMKAGREHRVPLSARAVTVLEAVMPLALSAAENAEMPVFPGQKGGALSGMSLAMLLRRMKVTTTVHGFRSSFRDWAGEASSFPREVAEAALAHNVGDATERAYRRGDALEKRRKLMEAWAGYVGARASASNIRPFPQRGVR; from the coding sequence ATGGCGCGAACGCTCAATCGGTTGACGTCGAAACAGCTGGAGAGCCTAGGGCCAGGACGGCACGCTGATGGAGGCGGGCTGTATCTGGACCGGGACAGTTCCGGCCGGTCGCGGTGGATCTTCATGTGGAAGCGGGACGGCAAGCGCCGAGAGATGGGCCTGGGTGCCGCGGGCAAGGGCGGGGTTGGCCTCGCTAAGGTCAGAGTGGCCGCCGAGGCGGCGAGAGAGGTCGCCAAGGCCGGGGGCGACCCCATTGAGGCCCGCGATGCGGTCCCTGTCGAGCCAGTGCCCGTTCCAACCTTCGGCGAGGTCGCCGATGAATTCCTGGCGTCGCTATCCCCGCAATGGCGCAATGAGAAGCACCGAGCCCAGTGGGCGATGACGCTCAAAACCTACGCCAAGCCGCTTCGACCGCTTCCGGTGGATCGGGTAGACACCCCGGCTGTTCTGGAGGTGCTGCAATCCATCTGGCTCGCCAAGCCTGAAACCGCGTCGCGCCTACGCGGGCGGATCGAGCGGGTGCTGGACGCAGCTAAGGCCAAGGGCTTTCGGATTGGTGAGAATCCCGCCCGGTGGCGTGGCCACCTAGACCACCTCCTGCCCAAGCGTCAGAAGCTGACGCGCGGCCACCACGCCGCAATGCCCTATGGGGAAGTGTCTGACCTCGTCGCGAGCTTGCGGCAACGTGATGCCGTAGCAGCCCAGGCTCTGGAGTTTCTAATTCTGACCGCCGCACGGTCCGGCGAAGTTCTGGGCGCCACCTGGGCCGAGATCGACCTTAAGGCGAAAATCTGGACAGTCCCGGCAGAGAGGATGAAGGCCGGCCGGGAACATCGCGTTCCCCTAAGCGCCCGCGCCGTGACTGTGTTGGAGGCGGTGATGCCTCTTGCATTGAGCGCCGCCGAAAACGCCGAAATGCCGGTGTTTCCTGGCCAGAAAGGCGGCGCGCTCTCAGGCATGTCGCTCGCCATGCTGCTGCGCCGCATGAAGGTGACGACTACCGTGCATGGTTTTCGGTCATCGTTCCGGGATTGGGCGGGCGAGGCCTCAAGCTTTCCGCGTGAGGTGGCCGAAGCTGCCCTCGCGCACAATGTTGGCGACGCCACCGAGCGAGCCTACCGGCGCGGAGATGCGTTGGAGAAGCGCAGGAAGCTCATGGAGGCATGGGCAGGATATGTGGGGGCAAGGGCTTCGGCCTCCAACATAAGGCCGTTCCCTCAGCGCGGGGTGCGGTGA
- a CDS encoding DNA polymerase III subunit delta', whose translation MADDIPHPRDVFRLQGHEAAEESFEASRARGRLHHAWLLTGPEGVGKATFAYRAARRLLGAPPAPEYGPLGADPAHPVSRQIMARSNPDILVLERVGEDGKPRKVIPVDEARKLSEFFSKSPASAPHRVAIIDAADDLNTNSANAVLKTLEEPPPSGILLLVSHSPGRLLPTIRSRCRRLAFHGLPEAQTAAFVQSHTSANAEDAIRLARMSVGAPGRAWALANAGAVAIDDAAKELLRDLPQLDEAAALSLADKFRGGEGANQFNLLFERLAERVHARVLAQANEGYTGLDRWASAWETLQRLPREVEAVNLDRADALFTALSELRDAARA comes from the coding sequence ATGGCTGACGATATTCCCCATCCCCGCGACGTCTTCCGGCTCCAAGGTCACGAAGCCGCCGAGGAGTCGTTTGAGGCCAGCCGAGCCCGGGGCCGCCTGCACCACGCCTGGCTGCTGACCGGGCCCGAAGGCGTCGGGAAGGCCACCTTCGCCTATCGCGCCGCGCGACGCCTGCTGGGCGCGCCGCCGGCGCCGGAGTACGGGCCGCTGGGCGCCGATCCCGCTCATCCGGTCAGCCGCCAGATCATGGCGCGGTCAAATCCCGACATCCTGGTGCTGGAACGGGTTGGCGAGGATGGCAAGCCGCGCAAGGTCATCCCGGTGGATGAGGCGCGCAAGCTGTCGGAGTTCTTTTCCAAATCCCCGGCCAGTGCTCCCCATCGGGTGGCGATCATCGACGCCGCCGACGATCTCAACACCAACAGCGCCAACGCCGTGCTCAAGACCCTGGAGGAGCCGCCGCCGAGCGGGATTCTGCTACTGGTCTCGCATTCTCCGGGCCGTCTGCTGCCCACGATCCGCTCGAGGTGTCGCAGGCTGGCCTTCCATGGCCTGCCGGAAGCGCAGACCGCCGCCTTCGTCCAGTCGCACACCAGCGCCAACGCCGAGGACGCCATCCGCCTGGCCCGCATGTCGGTAGGCGCCCCTGGCCGGGCCTGGGCGCTCGCAAACGCCGGCGCCGTGGCCATCGATGACGCCGCCAAGGAGCTGCTGCGCGACCTGCCCCAGCTGGACGAGGCCGCGGCCCTGTCCCTGGCCGACAAGTTCCGGGGCGGGGAGGGCGCCAACCAGTTCAACCTGCTGTTCGAACGCCTGGCCGAGCGGGTCCACGCCCGCGTCCTGGCCCAGGCCAACGAGGGCTATACCGGTCTTGATCGCTGGGCCTCGGCGTGGGAGACGCTGCAGCGCCTGCCGCGCGAGGTTGAAGCCGTGAACCTCGACCGCGCGGACGCCCTTTTCACGGCGCTTTCCGAACTGCGTGACGCCGCGCGCGCCTGA
- a CDS encoding phosphoribosylglycinamide formyltransferase has product MLKLGFLSSRNGSSFRAILEAIDAGVLEAEARLLVSNNRKSGALEFAQARGVPHLCIPTERDPAAADLALRDALAGAGAELVVLSGYLRKLGPATLARYHNRIINIHPGLLPEFGGEGMYGRRVHEAVIAAGAPLSGATIHLVDEEYDRGPVLERRELALEPGETVDSLEARITTLEPLFFVETLTAIAAGDLVLP; this is encoded by the coding sequence ATGCTTAAGCTGGGTTTTCTCTCATCTCGAAATGGCTCGTCGTTCCGCGCCATCCTAGAGGCGATCGACGCCGGCGTCCTGGAGGCCGAGGCGCGGCTGCTGGTGAGCAACAACCGCAAGAGCGGTGCGTTGGAATTCGCCCAGGCGCGCGGCGTGCCCCATCTGTGCATTCCCACCGAACGCGATCCGGCCGCCGCGGACCTGGCCTTGCGCGACGCGCTGGCGGGCGCAGGCGCCGAACTGGTCGTGCTGTCGGGCTACCTGCGCAAGCTGGGACCCGCGACCCTGGCGCGCTATCACAACCGGATCATCAACATCCATCCCGGCCTGCTGCCGGAGTTCGGCGGGGAGGGGATGTATGGTCGCCGCGTACACGAGGCGGTGATCGCGGCCGGCGCGCCCCTCAGCGGGGCGACCATCCATCTGGTGGACGAGGAGTATGACCGGGGCCCGGTCCTGGAGCGCCGCGAGTTGGCGCTGGAGCCTGGCGAGACCGTCGACAGCCTGGAGGCGCGGATCACGACCCTGGAGCCGCTGTTCTTTGTCGAGACGCTGACGGCGATCGCCGCGGGCGACCTGGTGCTGCCCTAG
- a CDS encoding HGGxSTG domain-containing protein, with protein sequence MRRAPRCGARSKRSGKPCLSPAVKGRMRCRMHGGAKGSGGVSGPGNGMWCGGEHSREAVAHRRRVAAILKACRELLVGL encoded by the coding sequence TTGCGGCGGGCACCCCGCTGCGGGGCGCGGTCGAAGCGGAGTGGGAAGCCCTGCCTGTCGCCAGCAGTGAAGGGGCGCATGCGCTGCCGGATGCACGGCGGCGCTAAGGGTTCCGGCGGTGTGTCAGGACCCGGCAATGGAATGTGGTGCGGCGGTGAACATTCACGGGAGGCGGTTGCACACAGGCGACGGGTCGCGGCCATCCTGAAGGCCTGTCGCGAGCTGCTCGTCGGTCTCTAG
- a CDS encoding MBL fold metallo-hydrolase, with translation MSGALEFTILGCGSSGGVPRADGDWGACDPANPKNRRRRCSLLVRRAGETPETSTTLIVDTSPDLVSQTSDAGARRMDAVLLTHDHADQIHGIDDIRAFFIRQRARIPCHTDEATAISAKRRFGYIFEGEGGYPGIADLKLIPVHGETWEVPGPSGVIPVVTFDQDHGGVRSVGYRFGGVAYSSDVVNLDEAAFAALADLDVWIVDALRWTPHPTHAHVARTLEWAARLKPRRTILTNMHIDLDYEDLRSKLPPGVEPAYDGLKFSHQLSPQLD, from the coding sequence ATGAGCGGCGCCCTGGAGTTCACGATCCTGGGCTGCGGCTCGTCGGGCGGGGTGCCGCGGGCCGACGGCGACTGGGGCGCCTGCGATCCCGCCAATCCGAAGAACCGCCGCCGCCGGTGCTCCCTGCTGGTCCGACGCGCGGGCGAGACGCCGGAGACCTCCACGACCCTGATCGTCGACACCTCGCCCGACCTGGTCAGCCAGACCTCGGACGCGGGCGCCAGGCGCATGGACGCGGTGCTGCTGACCCACGACCATGCCGACCAGATCCATGGCATCGACGACATCCGGGCTTTCTTCATCCGTCAGCGGGCGCGCATTCCCTGCCATACCGACGAGGCGACGGCGATCTCGGCCAAACGCCGCTTCGGCTACATTTTCGAGGGGGAGGGGGGCTATCCGGGCATCGCTGACCTGAAGCTGATCCCCGTGCATGGCGAGACCTGGGAGGTCCCTGGACCTTCCGGCGTGATCCCCGTCGTCACCTTCGACCAGGACCATGGCGGCGTGCGCTCGGTGGGCTACCGGTTCGGCGGCGTGGCCTATTCCAGCGATGTGGTGAACCTGGACGAGGCGGCGTTCGCGGCCCTGGCCGACCTCGACGTCTGGATCGTCGACGCCCTGCGCTGGACGCCGCACCCGACCCACGCCCATGTCGCGCGAACCCTGGAGTGGGCGGCGCGCCTGAAGCCGCGGCGCACGATCCTGACCAACATGCATATCGATCTCGACTATGAAGATCTGAGATCGAAACTGCCGCCAGGCGTCGAGCCGGCCTATGACGGCCTAAAATTTTCACATCAACTCAGCCCTCAATTGGACTGA
- the tmk gene encoding dTMP kinase, translating into MSRGKFITFEGGEGAGKSTQVRRLVTRLQTAGLEVVATREPGGSAGAEAIRTLVLTGSTDRWSPVTETLLMYGARRDHIERTIIPALDRGAWVVCDRFADSTRAYQGGAGGVAPELIAALEDHVLAEVRPDLTLVFDLPVEVGLARAESHAAASGHAETRFESKGVAFHERLREAFQQIAAIEPDRCVLVNAADTMDGVESAIWTAVSARLRAHG; encoded by the coding sequence GTGTCGCGCGGCAAGTTCATCACCTTCGAAGGCGGAGAGGGCGCTGGGAAATCCACCCAGGTCCGGCGCCTTGTCACGCGCCTGCAAACCGCCGGCCTCGAGGTGGTCGCCACCCGCGAACCTGGGGGGTCGGCCGGCGCCGAGGCCATCCGCACCCTGGTGCTGACAGGTTCGACCGACCGATGGAGCCCGGTCACCGAGACCCTGCTGATGTACGGCGCCCGGCGCGACCATATTGAACGGACGATCATCCCGGCGCTCGATCGCGGCGCCTGGGTGGTCTGCGATCGTTTCGCCGATTCGACCCGCGCCTATCAGGGTGGGGCCGGCGGCGTGGCGCCGGAGCTCATCGCCGCCCTGGAGGATCATGTCCTGGCCGAAGTCCGTCCCGACCTGACCCTGGTGTTCGACCTGCCGGTCGAGGTCGGTCTGGCCCGAGCCGAGAGCCATGCGGCCGCGTCGGGTCACGCCGAAACCCGGTTTGAGTCCAAGGGCGTCGCCTTCCATGAACGCCTGCGCGAAGCCTTCCAGCAGATCGCGGCCATCGAGCCGGACCGCTGTGTTCTGGTGAACGCCGCCGATACGATGGACGGCGTTGAGAGCGCCATCTGGACCGCCGTTTCCGCCCGGCTGCGCGCCCATGGCTGA
- a CDS encoding amidohydrolase family protein encodes MAYAPAHRAFYDADSHIMELPDFLKKYADPKLRDEIPEVSYSASLVTDEEVAVIVAQGSRHSPEHIAAQIALGDRLIESSKEIQALGAFDAGDRSRALDLLGFKKQLVFATHSVALPFSASSRVSPELRYGATRAHNRHMADFCGGDDRLLGVAIIPLDEPSLAIAELDAALAAGLKAVWIPHRTPGERSPGHIDFDPFWARLAESGTPFLLHVGGAPLQQAKAWMNNGRGLVADWMGGGENLRSKDIAILHQGPETFLSVMLIDGVFERFPGLRGASVELGAGWVPSLLTRLDWVAKNWIRADKNQTPFSRRPSEMLSQQMAFTPFVFEDVGVLIDQSSPELYLFSSDYPHVEGGRDPIKRFEGFLGDRSEAVRDAFYAENFLRIFPGARVLEPARASAGI; translated from the coding sequence ATGGCCTACGCCCCCGCGCACCGCGCGTTCTACGACGCTGACAGCCACATCATGGAGCTCCCCGACTTCCTCAAGAAGTACGCCGACCCCAAGCTGCGAGATGAGATCCCCGAGGTCAGTTACAGCGCCTCACTGGTAACCGACGAAGAGGTCGCCGTGATCGTCGCCCAGGGCAGCCGCCATAGTCCCGAACACATCGCCGCCCAGATCGCCCTGGGCGACCGGCTGATCGAAAGCTCCAAGGAGATTCAGGCCCTGGGCGCCTTCGACGCCGGAGACCGCAGTCGAGCCCTGGACCTGCTGGGGTTCAAGAAGCAGCTGGTCTTCGCCACACACAGCGTCGCCCTGCCCTTCTCGGCCTCCTCCCGAGTATCGCCGGAGCTACGCTATGGCGCGACCCGGGCCCACAACCGCCACATGGCCGACTTCTGCGGCGGCGACGACCGTCTGCTGGGGGTCGCGATCATTCCCCTCGACGAGCCTAGCCTGGCTATCGCTGAACTGGACGCCGCCCTCGCCGCAGGGCTCAAGGCGGTCTGGATTCCCCATCGCACCCCTGGGGAGCGCTCGCCGGGCCACATCGACTTCGACCCCTTCTGGGCGCGTCTGGCGGAAAGCGGGACCCCCTTCCTGCTGCATGTTGGCGGCGCGCCCCTGCAGCAGGCCAAGGCTTGGATGAACAACGGTCGCGGGCTTGTGGCCGACTGGATGGGGGGCGGTGAGAACCTGCGCAGCAAGGACATCGCCATCCTCCATCAGGGGCCGGAGACCTTCCTTTCGGTGATGTTGATCGACGGCGTCTTCGAGCGGTTCCCCGGCCTGAGAGGCGCCAGCGTCGAGCTCGGCGCCGGCTGGGTGCCGTCCCTGCTCACCCGCCTGGACTGGGTGGCCAAGAACTGGATCCGGGCCGACAAGAACCAGACCCCCTTCAGCCGCAGGCCTTCGGAGATGCTGAGCCAGCAGATGGCCTTCACCCCGTTCGTCTTCGAGGATGTCGGGGTGCTGATCGACCAGTCGAGCCCGGAGCTCTACCTGTTCTCCAGCGACTACCCCCACGTCGAGGGCGGTCGCGATCCGATCAAGCGCTTCGAAGGCTTCCTGGGGGACCGCAGCGAGGCCGTGCGGGACGCCTTCTACGCCGAGAACTTCCTGCGCATCTTCCCAGGCGCCCGGGTCTTGGAGCCGGCGCGCGCCAGTGCGGGCATCTAG